GGCGTGGAAAGTTCCCTTACCTGGCAGGCTCCCCAAGGGTTCCTGAAGCTGGATGGggctgggaaactgaggcacaacaGTCTGGCCATAGAGTAGGCCTGGAGGCTGGGGTGTGCTTTAGAGGCCGAGGGTTCAGGAGGATGGGGCTAGGGCGGATCCGGCTCACCTCTCCCTGTGGCCTGTCCTCGGCAGGTGTTTGAGAAGTCCCCACTGCGGGTGAAGAACTTCGGAATCTGGCTGCGCTATGACTCCCGGAGCGGCACCCACAACATGTACCGGGAATACCGGGACCTGACCACTGCGGGCGCTGTCACCCAGTGCTGTAAGCTGTGCTTCCTGCCTCTGGCTTTAGACGCTCCTTGATTCCCTCACACTGAGGCAGGGCAAATGCCAGAGGCTACCAGGGCAGGAGAGTCTCAGAGCTGGTGGCGGGGCACAGGAGGACGAGAGGATGCCCCAGGCCCCAGATGCCCTTTTCTGAGAGCCCTGCCAGGCTCAGTTGTAAATCACGTCTCATCCGGAAACTCCCATTTTGGGTCTGCACCTTGTTTAGACTGGGGTCCGCTTCACCACTGTTTTCTGGGACCCACTTAGAACCGAGTTCAACCCCTGCCCACTGTTGGGAGCTGGCACCTTTTCCCTGGCTCACTCACCCGCCAGTGTCTGTGAGACCCCCACACCTCCCTGATTGCACCTAAACCCAAGAATCACTGTTTCTTATAGCGGTGGTTTAAACAGAGGTGCAAACAGCAAGCGGATCTCGTCGCCTTTGGGGGGCTGTGGCTGTGCCCCTCAAAGTGAATTTGGAGGTTCTACAACTCTAGTGGCCAGTGCCTGCTGGGACCCAGGCCTTGGGCTATCTCGCTTCCTCACTACCACCTTCCCGTGAGCCCTGAGCCCTCAGGCAGTTGCTGTGACCAACAGGATGTGCCAGGTCATTGGGCAGGCACTAAGCAGGAGGTTTGCTGAATGCCCAGAGCCCAGGCAACACCGTTACACTGCCCCCCCTCCTTTCCACAGACCGAGACATGGGCGCCCGGCACCGCGCCCGGGCCCACTCCATTCAAATCATGAAGGTGGAGGAGATCGCAGCCAGCAAGTGCCGTCGGCCGGCTGTCAAGCAGTTCCACGTAAGTGCCCTGGGGGACTCCCCTGGAGGGAAGCACCTGCTCTGACGCAGGAGCCCAGTGGGGGGCGGCTACACCTCAGTGACCCCACAGGATGGGGTGTTAAGAGACTTCCAACACCCCTCAACCTGCCTCCCCTCCTCACAGGACTCCAAGATCAAGTTCCCGCTGCCCCACCGGGTCCTGCGCCGTCAGCACAAGCCACGCTTCACCACCAAGAGGCCCAACACCTTCTTTTAGGTGCAGGGCCTTCGCCTGGGTGTGCCCCAAATAAACTCAGGAATTACCTGGTGCTCACCGCATGTTTTCTTTGCACACTCGGCAGAGGTCAAAGGGATGCTATGAGAGGCTGGCCCAGTCACCTCCTGGGGCGCAGCTGAGCTGCTGTTTCTCTATCTTAGGAGGGGTTTTCAGTGCAAACAAACAAATTCTCACATCCTCCTCTCCTGGAGTGGGCCCTCCAGGAGCCCCCACCCCTGAGCTCCCTCTTGCTTGGTCAGTTCTTAGCCCTGCTCATCCCTGGGCTACTAGTTGCAGGAGTACTGTATGTCCTGGGCCCCTAAATCTGTCCTAGCTGCCTTGTCAGACACAGGCCTCTGAGGCTTCCCGCCTGAGTCTGGACCAGGAAGAGTCTCCCTAGATAGCGGGATTGGGAGTCACTCCCTAGGGATTCCCCTCAGTCCCCAAAGTTCTCAGAGTAGACACAAGAGGGCACCCAAGGGGCGCGCTCTGCTGCTTGGAGGCTGTTTTTCTCTTTCGCTGGTTGGGGGCCTCTTAGATGACGCCCTAATCTTGCCCAAGGAGGTCAAGGACTCACCACAGGTACTTGTCTCCAAGAAACCGCTTCAGGCCTGGAAAATTCCAGGCATGACACTAATCCCATCCTGGCTGAGTCCGTCTTGTCAGGTGGAGGCTAAGCTGGCGTTGGAGAAGCTTGAGACACAGCCAAGAGCTCAGGCCCCCACCCATCCtttgttgtgtgaccttgggcaacccTGTTCTGGGCCAGCAGCCCTTCTAGGACTTGCCGTCTTGATCTGAACATCAGGTTCCGCACTGATGTGGGAAGTGCTGCTGTGCAGTTGCTGGGGGCAGCCTGTGGGGCCCTCCTTTGTCCCAGGGAGCCCAGGATCAGGAGGAAGCCAGGACTAGGTAGCAGTTACGGCTTTTTgaaagagggtcttgctctgtcaccctgactggagtgcagtggagagatcatggcatactgtagccttgacctcctgggctcaagtgatcctcctgcctcagcctcccaagtagctgggactacaggggcaccaccacactcagggCAAGGACAGTCTTCACCTCTGGAGTTGCTGTGTGGTTTCCAGGAAACCAGGCCTCTTTCAGCCTCACCTGAGAGGCACCCAGAGCCTGGGCAGGGCCAGCACACAAGCAACCATCTGGGTAAGACCCAGGCCTGGGGACAGCCCTGTAGACCGTAGAACCCCATGGGTCCCCAACAACTGGTTCCTTCCCACgctagggcctttgcacttgcctgGAATATCACAGATTTCCCCCAGGCTGGCCTCACTCGAGTTTGTGAAACAGTGAGTTTGTGAAACTCACTCGAGTTTGTGAAACAGTCCCGGGTTCCCGGGACTGGGCTATATTTGATTTCTATCCCCCACTAGTTCTGAGAGGGCAGGGGCCATGTGTGTCACCCAGTGTATCCAGGAGGGACTCAACTTTCCTATGGTATCCTTTTTTATTTCGTAAAAGCTCTTCACATATGTGGGCAAAAGCTTGGGTAAAATCATATGTTTTTCCagaattacttttgtttttgagatggactctcactgtgtttcccaggctggagtgcagtggcacggtctcagctcactgcaacctctgcttcccaggttcaagggattctcctgcctcagcctccagagtagctagaattacaggtgcctgccaccatgtctgactaattttttgtatttttagcacagatggggtttcaccatgtgggccaggctagtcttgaactcctgaccttgtgatctacccgccacggcttccaaagtgctgggattacaggcatgagccaccctgcctggcccaggATATCCTTTGATGTTCCTCAGAGTATATTGGGTGGGGGGGGTGATAACTGGAAATTTCAAGATTTTGCCTGAATTTCATCTTTTGTGGTTTCTAGTACAAACTCTCCTTTCTCCGTGAGGGAATCTTCATACTTAGTGCCacccagaaaagaaaatacatttcctgGTCTCCATAGCAGTGGCCAGGTGTGGCTCATGActgtcagcactttggaaggctgaggtaggaggatcacttgagaccagactGGTAGACattgcgagaccctgtctttaccaagTAACATTAGCTGGctgtagtgcacacctgtagtcccagctacttgggggcctgaggtgtgagaaccacttgagcctggaggttgaggctgcagtgaaccacgatcgtgccactgtactccaggctggcaacagggcgagaccaaacaaaacaaaaatacagcagTGATGGGCCATTTCCAAGAAAGAACGCGTCTGGCTGGTGTGTGGGCATGATGGCTGGTGCTCCAGCAGTCATTGTGGACCATGAAGAAGCAACACATAGGAGCAGTGAGGGAGAAGGATCTCGGGTACCTGACCCTGTGCAATGCTGCCCCCCTCCCTAAGGCTTGACCCTTCTACCCCTTTGATTAGAATACGGGGAGGAAACATGAGTCCTGCTTAGGCTATAATGGAGCTGCTCTGTTAAGATGTGACCTTATCTTGAGCTGGGCCTGAAGCAGGGCGTGGCACTGTGGACTCGGGCCATGATAACTGCCTGGAAGTCCCTGCCCACTCTGAGCCATTTCTTCCTGGATACAGTGAGGGTGATGATCCCTTTAGGCTGCGGGGCAGGCGAGGTGATATTAGGTGAGTTGGAGGATGAGAAATCAGGAGAGTGGAAGGCATGGAAGGCTCAGGGCCCCACCAAAGCTCACTGCACACCCTCGTCTCCACCTCAGTCCCCTCCCTGTGCCTTGGAGCCCCTGCAGGGCTTCAACCACGTGGCAGCAGCCTGGGAACCAGTTGGGAGAGCTCTGCTCCAACCAGCTGAGACATGGTTGAGGAGCCATTGACAGAGGATGAATGCACTTACAGAACACCAACCTGCCATCTACTCAGCCTCTCGTAAATGTGCCCAGAAGCTCCTCTACCACTGAATTCCCCCACCCCCAGTGAATCACCATCCTTCCATTCAGTCACATTCCTCCACCATCCAACCAGCTacctgtccatccattcatccactcagtccacccacccatccatccatccatccatccatccatccattcacccacccacccatccatccattcacccatccaacTACCCACCAgtccatacatacatacatacatctatccatccatccatccatccattttcccatccacccatctgtcaTACCCAATTCTCTACCCAAACTCCACGCGCCCGCcctcaccccacacacaccatcCCTTTGTTGCAGCCTCAATCATCCTTGAGCCCCTACTTTGTGCAGGGGCCTGTGTTAATTCCAGTGTGGGTGCTTGAAGGAATAGACAGACCCTGGTTCTTTCTCAGGAGGGAAAAGAGCAGTCACAATCCCAtgcagaggctgggtgtggtggtggtgcgcccgtaggcccagctacttgggagtccaaggcaggaggatcacttgagcccagaagattgaggttgcagtgagccataacctctccactgcactccagcctgggcaacagagtgagcccctgcctcagaaaaacaaatacaaaaataaacaaaaaagaactgcTCCTGGCTGTTGAGGAGAGGAGGTACAACACCAACCAGAGCGAAAGCCTTGGGGCTGGGCAGCAATGGGTCATTTCGCATGGCTGTAAGTGGGGCCAATAAGGCAGAGGCCGGCCAGGGAGAGCCTGGATGTCTGCTGGGGTCTGGAGCGGGACAGGTCCTACCCAGGCTCATCCAGTTAACCCAAGGATAAACAAGGGCAGGAATCCAGgaactcctcccacctcctcaggtGCCGAG
This Rhinopithecus roxellana isolate Shanxi Qingling chromosome 8, ASM756505v1, whole genome shotgun sequence DNA region includes the following protein-coding sequences:
- the RPL18A gene encoding 60S ribosomal protein L18a yields the protein MKASGTLREYKVVGRCLPTPKCHTPPLYRMRIFAPNHVVAKSRFWYFVSQLKKMKKSSGEIVYCGQVFEKSPLRVKNFGIWLRYDSRSGTHNMYREYRDLTTAGAVTQCYRDMGARHRARAHSIQIMKVEEIAASKCRRPAVKQFHDSKIKFPLPHRVLRRQHKPRFTTKRPNTFF